The window CCTCTCCCCCATCAATGAGAACCTTCCCATCGTTTCTATAAGATACCCGAGCATAGATATAGATGCCGTCGGTGCTGTCCGGGTCGTCTCCCGCATCTTTTTGAACGGCTGCCTCTCCAATAGCTGTCCCGTCTTTGTTTTTATATGAGCGGCAATGCTCTACCGGAAGGTCAAGGACAAGTCCTGCAGGCGTATCGATTTTAACCGAGGTCATAGTTTCACCGCCCAAAATCAAGGCCGCTGCCTTAGCCGCCGCCGCCGCACAGCTCCCCGTCGTATATCCGCATCTTAGCTTTTGTCCGTCTTTGTCGATATATAAATCCAGTTTCATTTTATAGATAAGATTATAGCATTAAAAATGGGTTTTTGAAAGAGGATATACACCCTTTCTTAAATCATACCTGCTTTTTCAAAATGTTTTTTAAGAAGCTTTTTCGAGATAAGCGCTCCAATACATCCGCATAGCGCCGTTATAATAAGCATTATTACGGTTATTGTAGGTGAAACAAGTTTAGTTAACGTTTCCAAATACTCGGCTCCAAACATTTCTTTATATGCATTAAGTGTTTGCTCTGCATAAAATAAAAACGGCACATACATTCCTCCAAAACTTGCAAGAACACAAAATAGTATATATCCGATTGTCAAGCCTTTATAATTTTCAATTCCTTTTATTCTTGCGATGAGCATTGCAAGAACACCGCCAATGATGCAGCTGATTATATATGGCGGATAAAAGCCTATAATACTTGTAAGTATACAAAATAATAATATCATCCATGGATTTTTTGTTTTAGCAGGTACTAAGAAATAAGCAATTGCTCCGATGATTGCCCAGATAGGCATTGTTAAAAGCATTGTGTATGGCGACATAAATAGAAAAGACAGTATTCTGTACAAAATCTGTGAGCATAGAACCATCAATGCCGTAATAATCAAATCTTTAATTTGAAAATTTCTTTTTCCTTCCATAAGTTAAGTTCTCCTTAAAATTCAATATTTTTTATTTTCATAACAACAACAGCTGTATAAAAAACAAGCATTATTATCAATAGCAATATATCAAGCATCCCGAAACGAACTTCTCTATAGCTTGTTTTTTTACCTGAAACACCTAATCCTCGTGTTTCAACGGAAGCGGCTAATTCCGTTGCAGTAGATAACATTCTCATTAAGAACGGTATCAACATCATTTCGTACATTTTACATGGATGCTTTAATACACCCAATAGAGAAACATCTATTCCTCTAGTCTTTATTCCTTGTTTAATGCAAACAATGTCTTGTTTTATCGTAGGAAAAAAACGCAGGATAACCGCTAAAGGAATATTGATATAGTATGGAATTTTCATGTTTTGTAAGGTAGCCAATATTTCCGATATTTCAGCAGTTCTCATCAAGTTTGTTGCAGCAAATAGTATTGTAACA of the Treponema denticola ATCC 35405 genome contains:
- a CDS encoding MptD family putative ECF transporter S component — protein: MEGKRNFQIKDLIITALMVLCSQILYRILSFLFMSPYTMLLTMPIWAIIGAIAYFLVPAKTKNPWMILLFCILTSIIGFYPPYIISCIIGGVLAMLIARIKGIENYKGLTIGYILFCVLASFGGMYVPFLFYAEQTLNAYKEMFGAEYLETLTKLVSPTITVIMLIITALCGCIGALISKKLLKKHFEKAGMI
- a CDS encoding energy-coupling factor transporter transmembrane component T family protein, with translation MFKRCKRYGIKYDPRIKLLQVLLVSVFVFTLPGKKYEILLFLSVFIFAIMSGINKTAVKFLFVYSGLFIAAEISPLFIATTIHYFLLCFVTILFAATNLMRTAEISEILATLQNMKIPYYINIPLAVILRFFPTIKQDIVCIKQGIKTRGIDVSLLGVLKHPCKMYEMMLIPFLMRMLSTATELAASVETRGLGVSGKKTSYREVRFGMLDILLLIIMLVFYTAVVVMKIKNIEF